The Budorcas taxicolor isolate Tak-1 chromosome 16, Takin1.1, whole genome shotgun sequence genome includes the window cAGCAGTgggcccccaacccccacccccaaatgtaTCTAAAAtctaaatgcaggagacctggggccaGTGAGTCTGAGCTTCTGTTATATTGATTGCCCGGACACTATGTAgtcgtgtgaccttgggcaagttacttaatctctcttgagttttattttcctcctttctgcAAGTTGGGAGTGCCAGTTTCTGGCTCCATAAATACTAGGTGTTAACTTCCATTaaaagaagtcttaaaaaaaaacaaaccattttCTGCTCGTAGGAGAGGAAGACTATTGGCGCATTGAGAGCCTACCACAGTAGCTCTTGATACATGAAAACTAGAATATTACACAATAAAGAGCATAGATAAGGGCATTGGGTGCTATAAAAGCAGTAGTCTGGGATTTTTTTATCCTGGTCCTTTATCATATTTGTTCAACTTTGAGCTGATATTGTAAGCTGTtaaagtaccttttttttttttttcgtaaatGTGAGATTATTTTCCCCAGGGTTCTGGAGCTTGGAAATGTATGGATAGATATTCTGACTTGAAGGCAGCATGAATGCGGATATAAACCATCCCAAATTAGAGTAAGAGATTTTAGCACAGATATTGGAATAGAGAGtaaataatattctgttttttctctagttgtcatTCATACCTGCTTAGTGAATGAATCTGAACCTATGCTTAGGATAAAATGTAATTaaactttaattatttttcagcTGTGTCCTGATACATTTGCAGGGGGTTAAGCAGTGATAGCAGTATGCAAATATGGGACATCTGAGtctaaaaataatcttgaaataCTAGCTTGGAAGATTTCTGTACTCCTTTGATTTAGCTTCAAGTAACATGTACATTATTTAGGAAGAACACAGCATGAGATGTGATAACTGTGTTCTTCCCTTGCAGTGGGTAGTTCCAGAATTGGTTGGCCATACTCTCGTCACTGTACTAATGCTCATTTCATTGCACTGGTTCATCTTCCTTCTCAACTTGCCTGTTGCCACCTGGAATATATATCGGTGAGTACTTtctgtttattgttttgtttagagaaaaaaatttaagatttgacagctttttttcctccagtaAAACATATGCTAGTCATAAATGATAGCAGAATGCATCATTAAATCAGCACACATTTTTATTCACTTTGGTATATTGGGCAAGTAGCAATTTGCATGGCTCAGTCTTGTAGTAAAAACACAAATTTACAtgtgtaagttaaaaaaatatttaatgttgcACTGTCTAAAGACAATGAGTTGTTTTTTCCTTATCTACCTTTTCTCTTTATGAATAATCAAAAACCTGAGAATATAACATAAGGTCTTTATTATTTATATCTGCAGTTTTTAATTATAGTACATGAAATGCTctgaagaaaatttcattttaaatcttgCATGTTAGATAATGTAAAAATGTTATCCAGATATTCATGTGGGCTACTAGGATTTGAGGGAGAATTTAAGATTTGTGGACCTCAGAGAGCCATTGCATTTCTCAGAAGCCATAACTGAGAAACCTAATGGTGAGAAACCCAAGGTTGGACTAGAAGAAGCTTGGACACGAGAGAAGGAAGAGGTCATGAACAGTGCTGGGCTAGGACGTGCATGTCGTGCAGACGGTACAGTGTGAATGCCCAAGCTCAGGTGCTTAAACTCACCGATGCTCTCAGAGTTACCCCGTTTTCTTACTTGTGAAAGGAATCATTGAGGAAGATTATCATTTGTAATACTGTGTACACAGTGGTATTCCATAAATATGAAATGTTACATGTTATCAGGAGCCCCATAGACGTCACAGTATGTTAAATGCAGTGTCTTCAAGATGCTTTACGTTTGAGTCTGAGTCTGTGGGAACACTGAATTGAATCAGTCTGGTTTGGGGACTAGGTGTGTGCTTTCCATGCCCTTTATCTTCTGCACCAACTTTGTAGCCCTATTCTCCTCCCCGCAGCGCGGTCATACCTCCATCACTATAAAAAGTACAGTTCTTATCTGTCAAAACagtataatttaatatttagatgtaaattaaattaaatctaaataaaatttttaagagtcATGTAAAGTTAGGCACTGCATTTGTGTCTGAACTATCCATTTATAGTCTTCATTGAAGAAGAGTTTTATTTTACCACAGTAGCATTTATTCTAAATCATTTCTGTCTTCTTAAAATTGGTCTTTTAAGGTAAGTACTGTTTATTTACCATGCAGATTGAGACACATCTGTTGATCAGCAGGAGCATCACATATGAGTGTTGTattctgggtttcccaggtagcactagtggtaaagaatctgcctgtgcagaagatgtaagaaatgtgggttctatccctgggtcagaaaaattccctggagtaggaaatggcaacccactgtagcattcttacctggagaatcccatggatagaggagcctgatgggctagtccatagggtcgcaaagagtcggtcatgactgaagcagcttaggaTGCATTCTGGATGTAGAATCTCTCTTTTCAgtgtcatctgtgaaatgggaataatgttTGACACTACTCTTCTTACAAACACATTGTGAAGGTGAAGGGAATTGCATTAATTAATTTAGAACTTTGTAGATGAAGAAGTTTCTAAGAACTTGATCAAGTTGATTTGGTCTTTGTGGCTCCTTTCACTTGTCTCAAGGAAGATGGCTATAAATATTACTGATTCAGTAGTTTTCTacaaaaaatgagtaaaaggGTCTTAGTACATAaaatgggagaaggcagtggcaccgcactccagtactcttgcctggaaaatcccatggacggaggagcctggtgggctgcagtccatggggtcacgaagagtcggacacgactgagcgacttcactttcacttttcactttcgtgcattggagaaggaaatggcaaccactccagtattctggcctggagaatcccagggatgggggagcctgatgggctgctgtctcaggggtcgcacagagtcagacatgactgaagtgactcagcagtacaTAAAATATCCTTCTCTAGAATATTAGTGGATTTGTTTCAGAGGGCAGAAATTATACCAGAAATTAATAgtattgtatttttcagagaaaaactTAAGTCATGACCTGTGGTGATATCATTATAATACCCTGTCAATATATGGTCTGAATATAACTATGACTGATTCCTTTTTAAAGTTTGATTATTACTGGTTACTTATTTTTCAATGTTTATGCTGatggtttgattttctttctaaTGTATGTACATCCTTTAATTTATCAGGTACATTATGGTGCCGAGTGGTAACATGGGAGTATTTGATCCAACAGAAATACACAACCGAGGGCAGCTGAAGTCACACATGAAAGAAGCCATGATCAAACTTGGTTTCCACCTGCTCTGTTTCTTCATGTATCTCTACAGGTGAGTTTACAGTCCTCTTGGGCATTTCCCCGGCTGCCATGCCTGCTTTTGATGGGTGAGATATTACTATTCTGTGAGATTTTATTTGGACATTGTAGAACTTATGGGAGTTTTGTGAATGTCTTATGActtacatagttttttttttaatgtcatgtcATTGAATCAGCATTCTGTCTGACCTGCAGTAGACTTACTCCATGTTATTAGTTACTCCTCAGCTGTGGAGGCTGTCCACACACTTAAAACtgtctttgctcttctttccctGCCCTAGTGTCCAGTTATGAGGTCTTACTGCCTGTTTTAAGCATTTCTAGATGTCCTCCCAGAGACTTTCCCCCTCTTGGGTCTTCTGGGAGTCAGACCACTGACGGCAGTTCTCAACAGCTTTTATCCATCCTGGGCTGCTCTTTCTTGGTGTTAGGGAATTTAGGTGTGATGGCCTTCTCTCCAAGATGCAAGTGGTCTGTTCTGGTAAGATTGCATCAGTCTTCCAGTTAGATTGGAAGTAAGGATTAATATGAAGGATTAGCTGTCAGACGCTGCAAGCCTTACGCTATCctgctttaaaattaaatttattaccTGAAGTTTTAGAGATAATGTGCCACTTCTTTCCTTACTCATTATAGAGCCATACGATAGaccaaagaatagaaaaaaattgtcatgtgtgtgtatgatttGATTAAGCCTTTAAAAGGCTAGAAGTCAAGGCTTAACTTTTGTATCCAAGCGTAATTATATCATATTTGTTTTCCTGaggtaaattttaattttcacatgGGCATAAGACTAGTAGGAAAAAACTTGTACTGAATTAAACTGCTGTCACTCAAAACAGCCCTAATAATTAGAAATTGTACATAGAGAAGAATTTCTaaaaattgctatttttttctgaaatagctTAGAAGTCAGAGCCATTTTAGCCTCTGCCTGAAAAAGCAGGCTTCCTAAAATTCTTTTGCTGTGCTGATTCCACCCACTAGCATAAATTAGGTTGAAATTAGAGTTTAGATGGTTtcctttttactatttatttgctttcctatattttaaaaaataggaccAAAAAAGCACAGTAGTATCAGTTTCTGGTTCTCATACTCTATCTTCTTGctaatgtgtttaatttttaatcctAGCATTAAAGATGCAAAGATCCTAgcataaagaataaaaagcaaagaagttTAATATTAAGAATACAATGATACACCTATtctcatttttattacttttaaagtcAAACCATATGAAGGTATCATTACCATCATATACGTTCCCTTGTTTTTGTCAGAGGCAAAAAGCAAGGTGGTTATCCTTTCTtcatcctcctctcccctccaggtTTTATACTTTTGGAGAGTAAACTAGAGTGGATGCCTGCTGAGTCTTGATAACACACGCTTCTGGAGACATCTAGGGGCAAAGCCAGTGTAGTTACACTTCAGGGTGTAAACATAGGATTAGGGAACAGTATCTTGCTTAGTAGAAAAGTCTTAGGATTTTAAAATTGACAAGACTTTCTTAGTTCTTAGCTATTgaatttaaagagatgggaagaggGACTGAAGACTGGGGATTGGAAGAATCAGAAAGCAGTTGAGGGCAGGTTTAAGGAAGGGTCCTttacaatgaaataaaagatagtaagtaaagtagctcagttgtgtcctactctttgcgaccccgtggactgtagcccgccaagctcccctgtccatggaattctccaggcaagaatactggagtgggttgccatttccttctccaggggatcttcccaacccagggatcgaacccgggtctcctgcattgcaggcagacgctttatcctctgagccaccagggaagcccaaataaaagaTAGGCAACCTATAAAACTGGTTTGACTGAGGAGCTGCATTCCTCACTGAAtgcatcctttttctttctttccccttcccttcttAGCTTACCGTTTTTAGCCATGGTGCTGTTACCTTATTCCTTGGCATTTCCCTGTAGCCCAGGGATTCAGGATGGAAGAGTAATCTCAGAAGATGTCCTTGTAACACTTTTTCTTAGCTTTTGGTTGTCGTCTTTAAGAAGTGTTTGTAACTCTGAATCACCACTTTCTGATGTCGGGGTTTATGCTGCTCCTTCTAGACCACCTGCCACTACTTGCATGGTGTGTTGCACCACGGCACCTTGTAGACACTTGGGGTTTGTTAAAtagaattaaagggaaaaaatgccCAACTTCTTTAGAGATTGGTGGAATCTATGCCTTTGGAGTTTGTTGGGTACTAATCTGGTGGAAGCTACTACTTCCTCATGGTGTGACCCGGGGCAAGTTtcttaccctctctgtgcctcagtttctttatctgaaaatgagataataatagtatctgcCTCATGGGATTATGACacggattaaatgagataatgcacatAAAGCACTTTGTTTTTTGCTGACCTCTAGTAAACTCTAAACACCACATTAAAAACAATTAGTTACTGCCATTAATTTGTGCTATGCAGTGCTTACTCTTAGTTTTGTTAAATTTGGACAACTAATCACTTTTAGCAGTAGTGCAAgggtatttctgtgttttttagtGATTTGATCTCAGAGCAAGGCTGATTCCTGTTAAAAATGATAGTCTTCTTACTCTTGTTAAATGTGATGGTTTTAATGGCGTATTTATTGAGTGATCACCACATGTCAGACACTGTATTTGATACAAAGGAGCAGCACAGAATCCCTGTGTCAAAGTTGGGACCCTGTTGATGGCAGTATGTGGGTGTCACCTGGAAAATGAAAGTGGACAGGAACTGAGGCATGCAGGGGCCAAGGAGCTCTGGAGGGAGGCCATGGAGCTCTGGAAGGAGGCCTGGCCACTGCCTGTGGCTGAGAGGCTGGCTTCTCAGAGGAGCTGCCAAAGCCGAGGGGTCATGCAGCCTGAGAGGAATGTAGGGTGTGAGAGGAGGGGTTCCAGGAGTAGGAACAACACGTGCAGAGACCTCCATAGAGAATTAAAGTTTCTTCCCTGGATATAGCCTGTTTTTCCTCAACTATAGTCCAACGTTGGTTTTAGGTTATACTCCCCACCCTTGCCTCTACCCCaggtttctttctttgcttccttccttctttcttgaaACATAAGAGCCTCTTGGTGCCCCAGTATAGATCTTCTTCCCTTTAGGTATTGCTTTATGCCCAAATGAGTGTCACCTGGTGAGCCTTAGGGATGCAGGTCTGTACAGAATAGACTCTGTAGAAACATTCCTAAGGACACATTAGTAACATGAATTTCTTCTCTCCACAGTATGATTTTAGCTTTGATAAATGACTGAAGCTGGAGCAGCCGTGGTTGAAGTCAGCCTACACTACAGTGCACAGTTGAGGAGCCAGAGACTACTTAAATCATCCTTAGAACCGTGACCATAGcagtatattttttcctctttgaacaaaaaatatttttgctgtatttttaccatataaagtatttaaaaaacatGAATTGAGTTTTTGTAGCTTTCTGGTTCTCAACTTTAGCCTGAACCCCCAACATGTGAAGGTGTGTTTCATCATCTGTATATAGAAGACAGTTATTTGTATGTAGGAAGAGGACTCATTCCAGCCTTGCATGCCAAAGAGTCAAGAACATGCTGTAAATGGAAAGTGTAATAGATAAGCAAGGTGGCTCTTCAGGTCAAGAGTACAAAACCATACTA containing:
- the CNIH4 gene encoding protein cornichon homolog 4; amino-acid sequence: MEAVVFIFSLLDCCALIFLSVYFIITLSDLECDYINARSCCSKLNKWVVPELVGHTLVTVLMLISLHWFIFLLNLPVATWNIYRYIMVPSGNMGVFDPTEIHNRGQLKSHMKEAMIKLGFHLLCFFMYLYSMILALIND